Part of the Bacillota bacterium genome is shown below.
GTGACCATGCGCGAGAGTGCCGGCCAGCTCCTGACCCGGGGCCTGGTCACGCGCGAGGCGCTCCTGCGGGTGGGCGTCCGCTGATGCCGGCGGCGGCACCGCCGCCGCAGGGGGTACCGACGCCCGTCTGGGCGCTGGCGCTCCTGGCGGCGCTGGTCGGGCTCGCGGCAGGAAGCTTCCTCAACACGGTGATCGACCGCTGGATCCGGGGCGAGTCGCTCCTCCGCCCGCCCTCGCACTGCGAGAGCTGCGGGCGGAGGCTGGAGCCCTGGGAGCTGGTGCCGCTGGCCAGCTGGCTCGCGCTGCGCGGGCGCTGCCGGAGCTGCGGCGCCGCCATCGGCTGGCAGGCGCCGGCGGTCGAGGCGGGGACGGCGCTCCTCTTCGCCGCCGTGACGGCGACGGGGCGGGGGTGGGCGGAGACGCTCCTGGGGCTCGGGCTGGTCGCGCTCCTGGTGGTGGCGACGGGCGTGGATCTCCGCGTCCGCCTGATCCCCGACGCGGCCAACGGGCTGGCGGCGGGATGGGCCCTGGCGATCGGCTTCCTGGCCCGGGGCGGCGGCTTCTGGCCGCACCTGGCGGCGGCGGCCGGCGCCGGCCTTCTCTTCGCCCTCATCGGGCGCCTCAGCGGCGGCGGCCTCGGCGGCGGCGACGTCAAGCTGGCGGCGGTGCTGGGGCTCTTTCTGGGACCGGCGCCGGCGGCGCTGGCGTTCTTTGCCGCGGCCGTCCTGGGCGGGGGCGTGGCAGGCTTCCTCCTTGTGACAGGGAGGCGCTCCCGGCGCGACGAACTCCCGTTCGGTCCCTTTCTGGCCGCCGGTGCGCTGGTGGCCTGGTTCTGGGCGGGGCCGCTGATCGGGCTCTACCTGCGCTGGAGCGGCCTGGGCGGCTGAGGCGGAACGGCGGGGGAAGGGCGGGGGAAGAGCGGGGGAAGGGGCCGCCGGAAGGGAGTGCGCCGTGCGGCGCGCGGGGGACGCGCCGGGCGGCCGAGACGGGCGAAACGGGGCGGTGTCGATGCCGGCGACAAGCTTTCTCTTCCGGGGACCTCTCGGCGACTACCTGGTCGAGCAGGGCTGGATCCGCCCCGAGCAGCTCCAGGAGGCGCTGGAGGAGCAGCGGCGGAGCGGCCGGCGGCTGGGCGAGATCCTCGTCGGCCGCGGAGCGATCACCCGCCGCCAGCTGCAGACGGCGCTGGGGGCGCAGCTGGGCGTCCGCCCGTGGGATCTCCGCGCCGCACCGCCGGAGCCGGCGGTCGCGCGCAGGATCCCGGACTGGGTGGCGCGCCGCTACCGCCTGATCCCCGTCCGCGAGAGCGGCCGGCGGCTGGTCCTGGCCATGGCGGACCCCACCGACCTGGAGGCGGTGGAGCAGGTCCGCCTCCTCACCGGCCAGGAGGTGG
Proteins encoded:
- a CDS encoding prepilin peptidase, with the protein product MPAAAPPPQGVPTPVWALALLAALVGLAAGSFLNTVIDRWIRGESLLRPPSHCESCGRRLEPWELVPLASWLALRGRCRSCGAAIGWQAPAVEAGTALLFAAVTATGRGWAETLLGLGLVALLVVATGVDLRVRLIPDAANGLAAGWALAIGFLARGGGFWPHLAAAAGAGLLFALIGRLSGGGLGGGDVKLAAVLGLFLGPAPAALAFFAAAVLGGGVAGFLLVTGRRSRRDELPFGPFLAAGALVAWFWAGPLIGLYLRWSGLGG